A genomic window from Lates calcarifer isolate ASB-BC8 unplaced genomic scaffold, TLL_Latcal_v3 _unitig_1660_quiver_1939, whole genome shotgun sequence includes:
- the LOC108889947 gene encoding nucleoside diphosphate-linked moiety X motif 17, protein MDKVRRILVCVCKERASPQRALFVQSITGHFIDGGDDEVEVNCSLEKNQFVVFRGEKGGGVPLKRPAFCPIKHLSVTEAAAIPLDVQQRGVDVGVAVLLQTANQRVLLTRRAKELRIFPNVWVPPGGHVEPDETLLDAGLRELKEETGLKLEPEEVCPKILGLWESVYPPMLSRGLPQRHHIVVYMLLHSSLSHLQLQSSLSPSPAEVSACVWADGGLVRAVVSAVDGEDREVGVDDLPDTVSVSQVSADGGLTDSSLPLAVFVSRAPASGPDVERVSTGTKFALELWLKSLETPDP, encoded by the exons ATGGACAAAGTGAGGAGGAtcctggtgtgtgtctgtaaagagCGAGCGTCTCCTCAGAGAGCTCTGTTCGTTCAG AGTATAACGGGTCACTTCATCGACGGCGGAGACGACGAGGTGGAGGTGAACTGCTCTCTGGAGAAAAACCAGTTTGTTGtcttcagaggagaaaaaggaggcgGAGTTCCTCTGAAG AGACCCGCCTTCTGTCCCATcaaacacctgtcagtcacagaGGCCGCCGCCATCCCATTGGACGTCCAGCAGCGTGGAGTGGATGTGGGCGTGGCCGTACTCCTGCAGACGGCCAATCAGAGAGTGCTGCTGACGCGACGGGCAAAGGAGCTTCGAATATTCCCCAACGTCTGGGTCCCTCCAG GCGGCCACGTGGAGCCGGACGAGACG ctgctgGATGCCGGCCTCAGAGAGTTGAAGGAGGAAACTGGACTGAAACTGGAACCAGAGGAAGTTTGTCCAAAGATACTGGGACTGTGGGAG tcagtgtatcCTCCCATGTTGTCCAGAGGACTTCCTCAGAGACATCACATCGTCGTCTACATGCTGCtgcactcctccctctctcacctgcAGCTACAG TCCTCTCTGAGCCCGTCTCCGGCCGAGGTCAGCGCCTGTGTGTGGGCCGACGGTGGGCTGGTCAGAGCCGTGGTGTCGGCCGTGGAcggagaggacagagaggttGGAGTGGACGACCTGCCCGACACCGTCAG TGTGTCTCAGGTGTCTGCAGACGGAGGCCTCACTGACTCCTCTCTGCCGTTGGCGGTGTTTGTCAGCCGGGCGCCGGCCAGCGGCCCGGACGTGGAGCGGGTCAGCACCGGGACGAAGTTTGCCCTGGAGCTGTGGCTGAAGAGCTTAGAGAcacctgacccctga